Genomic window (Streptomyces sp. RerS4):
CTTCGCGGCGGACGGCGACGCGGTGGGCGGCGCCTTGGCCAGCAGCGCGGCGAGCGCCGGGGAGACGGGTTCGCCGTCCCCCGGCTCGGCGGCGAGCAGCACGGCGAGCCGGCGCCGGCGTTCGGCCAGTTCGGCCTGCTGCCGGGAGAGGTCGGCGTCGAGTTCCTCCAGTACGTCGGCCAGGTCGCGCCCCGCGTCGTCCGCGAGGACGTCGCGCACCTCGTCGAGGCTCAGCCCGAGCTCGGTCAGCCGCCGCACCCGGGCCAGGAGTACGGCGTCGCGCACGCTGTAGGCGCGGTAGCCGTTGGGCCGCCGCGGCGGTTCGGGGAGCAGCCCGACATGGTGGTAGTGCCGGACGGCCCGGGTGGTGAGCCCGACCAGCGCGGCGATCTCTCCGATACGCATGACCTCAGTAGAAACCCTGCCGCTGCGTCAAGGTCAAGCGGCGCTGCCGCCCCCGGGTAACATGGCCACCACGACAGACGAGTCGGCCGGGCGGCCGCGTCGGGATCCCCGGATCCCGCCGAGGAACGTCCGGGCTCCACAGGGCAGGGTGGTGGGTAACGCCCACCCGGGGTGACCCGCGGGACAGTGCCACAGAAAACAGACCGCCGGGGGCTTCGGCCCTCGGTAAGGGTGAAACGGTGGTGTAAGAGACCACCAGCGCCTGAGGTGACTCAGGCGGCTAGGTAAACCC
Coding sequences:
- a CDS encoding MerR family transcriptional regulator, with translation MRIGEIAALVGLTTRAVRHYHHVGLLPEPPRRPNGYRAYSVRDAVLLARVRRLTELGLSLDEVRDVLADDAGRDLADVLEELDADLSRQQAELAERRRRLAVLLAAEPGDGEPVSPALAALLAKAPPTASPSAAKDREHLTLLDATGAGGEELYALLGPLAADPAVLALYERLDALADAPVDDPRIGPLAAELIAAVPAEVLAAIRTDARETVVAEGFKEALLADYAPAQARVVALVMEAFVDGGRR